GTGCAGATTTTGTGGACCCGTCCACCCTATTGAGGCTCCACCCCTGCAAGCAAGTCCTACCAAACCCTGGTGGAAGGTGTTCAGAAAAGGAGGAGAGGGCACAGTCTGAACACGCTCACGGATACAAACATGTTCTACTGCATGTACAGGCCAGTAATGCCAATTCTATATTAAAATGTCACACATCATGACCGAATTTATTACATCGCAATAATACTATTAACcaggtttgcttgttttttttgttttttttttaaaaagcgataGTTTGCACATCTTAGGTGCCATTAAATAAAACTGAGTGCTGGAGGACAAGTCCAGATAGGACTGGAACCCTGGCAGAAGAGAAGCAGGGAAAGCACCGATGAAAGAGCTCCAGTCACTTGCACCAAACAGTGGATGGATTTTGACGTGGAGAGCCAGGAATTTCagatttgctctctctctctttttgacatGGAGTGTTAGTGACTTAGTGGGTTGCCTTAACAAGGGCACGTGAAGGTCAAAAATTTATTAAAACTTGGGAAGTGTCTGGGTGATGCGTGGTCACAGCTGGGGCTTAGAGATCCACTGGAAATTCTGTCCCACCCAATGATGCACAGTCTCAGTACATTTGGTTTGGGTAAGGCCACATGGGCAGAAAAGAGACTGGGTTTTCTCCTGCATGGATCCGCTGGTGCCTCTTGTGGTGGGAGCTGCGGCTGAAGCTCTTCCCGCAGTACGTGCACGTATAGggtttctcccccgtgtggatGCGGTTATGCTGGGTGAGGGTGGACTTGTCGGTGAAGCTCTTCCCGCAGTCGGAGCAGGTGTAGGgcttctcccccgtgtggatTCTCTTGTGCCGGATAAGGTTGGAGCTGACGTTGAAGCACTTCCCACAGTGGTTGCACTCAAAGGGCTTCTCGCCGGTGTGGATGCGCATGTGCTTGACCAGGTCTGAGGTCTGGTTGAAGCTCTGCCAGCACTCTGCACACGTGTGAGGGATTTCAAAGGGAGAGGTTTGCTTTTTAGAGACTCGGGCCTTTTTGGCTTTGCCAGGAGCCGAGGCATTGGTGGGGGTGGCTGGGGGAGTGCTCTCTGGGTGAGTGCATTTGCCCTGCCGTTTCCCTGGCGGGCTCTTCAGATGCCGCTTGTGATGGGAACTACGGCTGAAGGTCTTCCCGCAGTCGATACACTGGTAGGGCTTCTCCCCCGTGTGGGTACGCACGTGCTGAACCAGGGTCGACTTGTCAGTGAAACTTTTCCCACACTCGGAGCACAggtatggcttctcccctgtgtggattctttggtgcctGCTCAGGTTGGAACTGACGCTAAACGTCTTTCCACAGTCAGAGCATTTatagggcttctctcctgtgtggattctctggtggttGATCAGATCTGAGCTCTGTGCAAAGGTCTGCCCGCACTCAGTGCAAATGTTCGGGTTCTCTCCTGAGCAGGTTCTCTGTGGGGCAGTGGTGCCCTTGCGCTTCCTCACTCTCTTCTCAGAGGTGCccattctccccttcccctcaaTCAGGAAAAGgttcttctgctgctcttccaaCTTCCTCTGACCCTTCAGTCGTCTTTTCTGACCTGATGTCTGAGGAACTTTTCCTTTGGATCTTTTGGGAGGCATCTCGTATGGGTTCTGCTAAAGATGAATTTCCACCCCTAGGTCACACTTCTTGTCTCATAACCTGTTTGgataaaagaagaaagaaacacagagCTGTTCACCTGTAGTACAAAGAGATGGAGAAGTGTggaaaactgctttgggaattagTTTCCTGAGAATTTTGGCTGCCAGAAGCCACAGTACAAGCCCTCTTTGTCCCCAGGTCCCTTATGAGGGTTTTTCCTCAGGCCCCCTTCCTCTTTGGCCCATCCTCTTTCCTTTAACTGCCTGCCTCTAATTAATGCCGTATTTACCCAAACAAAAgacagctctgaatttaagacagcccccttaaaaaatacaaggttaaatacaagttatacctgcatttacccagAAAGAGTATCCCTTAGCCTTTATATAGTGCTTTAAAAT
Above is a window of Hemicordylus capensis ecotype Gifberg chromosome 2, rHemCap1.1.pri, whole genome shotgun sequence DNA encoding:
- the LOC128347911 gene encoding zinc finger protein OZF-like is translated as MPPKRSKGKVPQTSGQKRRLKGQRKLEEQQKNLFLIEGKGRMGTSEKRVRKRKGTTAPQRTCSGENPNICTECGQTFAQSSDLINHQRIHTGEKPYKCSDCGKTFSVSSNLSRHQRIHTGEKPYLCSECGKSFTDKSTLVQHVRTHTGEKPYQCIDCGKTFSRSSHHKRHLKSPPGKRQGKCTHPESTPPATPTNASAPGKAKKARVSKKQTSPFEIPHTCAECWQSFNQTSDLVKHMRIHTGEKPFECNHCGKCFNVSSNLIRHKRIHTGEKPYTCSDCGKSFTDKSTLTQHNRIHTGEKPYTCTYCGKSFSRSSHHKRHQRIHAGENPVSFLPMWPYPNQMY